A single window of Flagellimonas maritima DNA harbors:
- a CDS encoding ferritin-like domain-containing protein — protein sequence MKTLRDLLEHQIKDLYSAEDQLLKALPKMRDAANDSKLKDAFESHLIETNQQRDRIVEVCDKLGISPTGEECKAMKGLINEAEHFLKEDASEDVRDAGLIAEAQRIEHYEISGYGTAVRFAKELELDQVAEILSTTLDEEYEADEKLTDMAEDRLNRKAIS from the coding sequence ATGAAAACATTGAGAGATTTATTGGAACATCAAATCAAAGATTTATATAGTGCTGAAGATCAGTTATTGAAAGCTTTGCCCAAAATGCGTGATGCTGCCAATGATTCAAAACTAAAGGATGCTTTTGAAAGTCATCTTATTGAGACCAATCAACAACGTGATCGGATCGTGGAGGTTTGTGATAAGCTGGGAATAAGTCCAACAGGTGAAGAATGCAAGGCAATGAAGGGCCTGATTAATGAAGCAGAGCATTTTCTAAAAGAAGATGCGTCAGAAGATGTAAGGGATGCCGGATTAATTGCAGAGGCACAGAGAATTGAACATTATGAAATTTCCGGTTATGGAACAGCGGTCAGGTTTGCCAAGGAATTGGAATTAGATCAGGTAGCGGAAATATTGAGCACGACGCTCGATGAGGAATATGAAGCTGATGAAAAGCTTACCGATATGGCAGAAGATAGGCTGAATAGAAAGGCAATATCTTAA
- a CDS encoding VOC family protein — translation MRVQAYLAFDGNCQEALNFYANLFDASINNRQTYEDKKIDVPSSYRKRLQHAELKGKGVSFMAYDAAPDTPINHGNQIHMSVDVDDRDEAESLFKKLSENGQVHHNFREREWGYFGRCTDHFGINWMVNSKI, via the coding sequence ATGAGAGTACAAGCATATTTGGCATTTGATGGCAACTGCCAGGAAGCACTTAATTTTTATGCCAACCTGTTCGATGCATCGATCAATAACAGACAAACCTATGAGGATAAAAAAATTGATGTTCCTTCATCGTATCGAAAAAGATTGCAACATGCCGAATTAAAGGGTAAGGGTGTTTCATTTATGGCGTATGACGCGGCTCCTGATACACCAATAAACCATGGAAACCAGATACATATGAGCGTGGATGTTGATGACAGGGACGAAGCCGAATCACTTTTTAAAAAGCTTTCTGAAAATGGTCAGGTACACCACAACTTTAGAGAAAGGGAATGGGGATACTTTGGAAGATGTACGGATCACTTTGGAATCAATTGGATGGTAAACAGTAAAATATAA
- a CDS encoding YqaE/Pmp3 family membrane protein, whose translation MSLLTIILNILLPPLAVFLKHGLGSTFLISVLLTLLAWLPGVIHAFIVNQ comes from the coding sequence ATGTCCTTACTAACAATAATCTTAAATATTCTCTTGCCACCTTTAGCCGTATTTCTTAAACATGGCTTGGGTTCCACATTCCTTATAAGCGTTTTGTTGACATTACTGGCTTGGCTTCCAGGGGTTATCCACGCATTTATAGTGAATCAATAA
- a CDS encoding S41 family peptidase codes for MKRNKTRTNLFFYSVIFFCCITGISLNAQMETKLMHQPALSDTHIAFIYAEDLWIANRDGSNPKRLTIDEGIESNPIFSPDGSMIAFNAEYDGNMDVFIIPSKGGIPKRLTWHPYNDFVRDFTPDGKKVLFASQRNSHTNRYLQLYTVPIGGGATSQLDIPNAFWATYSDDGSHMAYTPIFDAFNQWKHYRGGRISRIWVYNTENHKVDEIPKPNGGSNDTQPQWIGENVYFRSDRDGEFNLYSYSTGTKTVKKHTDYKDFPVINPKAYKTDIIYEHAGTLHIFDTASGTDKKLTITITTDLLELRERFVSGKEYVRSATVSPSGARVVVDFRGDIVTVPAEKGDVDNITQTTGTHEKFPKWSPDGKSIAYFSDASGEYAMHVQNVDNGSVKEIQLQGTGFYANIHWSPNSKKVSYVDNGRNLFITDIASKKTIKIAQDDLFVPGDIRDLFSDWSFDSNWIAYTKVIATNFEKAFLYSLSENKSYELTDGLSNVTSPIFDPSGKYVYLLASTDAGPVVNWFDQSNIDKVLTTSIYAITLQKEVVSPLKKQNDIEKGEEKEETKEKDSSKKNKQKVEAPKTLFIDWENIENRMIALPVKAGDYSKLGSVKEGELYYISSSFDTSESYLNKFTFDKRESEELMPLNSYQIAAGGKKMFYNNKGSWFVSDIGKKSEEAPINLDAISIKINPVDEWKNIFHEAWRVNRDYFYDPGMHGVDWNAMKTKYEPFIQHAASKQDLYRVMQWMFSELAVGHHRFGSRGDEMNEPEEIPGGLLGANYTIKNNRYQISKIYGGLNWTPDLRSPLTEPGIDVNVGDYIIAVNGKNVTGTDNLYSFFENTANTLVDLKVSKNADGTNSRTFKVTPLATEWAIRNRDWVEGNMKKVHEASNGDVAYVYVPNTTTAGFEYFKRYFFPQADKKAIIIDERYNGGGSLADYYIDILKRPEQAYWNFRYGQDLKSPSASIQGPKVMITDETAGSGGDYLPWMFRKFKVGTIVGKRTWGGLVGVLGYPEFIDGGVVTAPNLAFYTKDGFRVENEGVAPDIEVEQLPELVIKGQDPQLEKAIEIVLKQLKENPPKQMERPAYPIKTKS; via the coding sequence ATGAAACGAAACAAAACACGCACAAACTTATTTTTTTACTCCGTAATATTCTTTTGTTGTATTACGGGCATTTCCCTTAATGCCCAAATGGAGACCAAACTCATGCACCAACCTGCATTGAGCGATACCCATATTGCATTTATTTATGCCGAAGATCTTTGGATTGCCAATAGGGATGGTTCCAATCCAAAACGTCTTACTATAGATGAAGGGATCGAGTCCAATCCCATATTCTCGCCAGATGGCAGCATGATCGCATTTAATGCGGAATATGATGGCAATATGGATGTGTTCATCATACCATCAAAAGGTGGTATACCAAAAAGATTGACCTGGCATCCGTATAACGATTTTGTACGGGATTTTACTCCAGATGGGAAAAAAGTCCTCTTTGCATCACAACGAAATTCACATACAAACAGATATCTTCAACTTTACACGGTACCAATAGGTGGAGGTGCCACCTCACAACTTGATATTCCCAATGCATTCTGGGCCACGTATTCCGATGATGGTAGCCATATGGCCTACACGCCCATTTTTGATGCCTTTAACCAATGGAAGCATTATCGGGGCGGGCGTATATCACGAATTTGGGTCTACAATACCGAGAATCATAAAGTGGACGAAATTCCGAAGCCCAATGGAGGAAGCAACGATACCCAACCCCAGTGGATAGGCGAAAACGTGTACTTTAGAAGCGACCGTGATGGAGAGTTTAACCTATACAGTTATAGTACCGGCACCAAAACAGTCAAAAAACATACTGATTACAAAGATTTTCCTGTCATCAATCCCAAAGCGTACAAAACTGACATTATCTATGAACATGCGGGAACGTTACATATTTTTGACACGGCTTCTGGAACCGACAAAAAACTGACCATAACCATTACCACCGACCTTTTGGAATTGCGTGAGCGTTTTGTTTCCGGTAAGGAGTATGTCCGCTCAGCTACGGTTTCCCCTTCTGGTGCAAGAGTGGTTGTCGACTTTAGAGGAGATATCGTTACCGTTCCCGCAGAAAAGGGAGATGTTGACAACATTACACAAACGACCGGAACGCACGAAAAATTCCCAAAATGGTCCCCAGATGGTAAATCCATAGCCTATTTTTCCGATGCTTCAGGCGAATATGCCATGCATGTACAAAATGTAGATAACGGTTCTGTTAAAGAAATTCAATTACAAGGAACGGGATTTTATGCAAACATACACTGGTCTCCAAACAGTAAGAAAGTAAGCTATGTGGATAATGGGCGTAATTTATTCATTACCGATATAGCTTCTAAAAAAACCATAAAAATCGCTCAGGACGACCTCTTTGTTCCTGGTGATATAAGGGATCTCTTTAGCGATTGGTCCTTTGATTCCAATTGGATTGCCTATACAAAGGTAATAGCCACCAATTTTGAGAAGGCCTTTCTATATTCCTTATCGGAAAACAAATCCTATGAGCTTACGGACGGACTTTCCAACGTAACGAGCCCCATTTTTGACCCAAGCGGCAAATACGTTTATCTTTTAGCGTCGACCGATGCGGGACCCGTGGTCAATTGGTTCGATCAATCCAATATCGATAAGGTATTAACAACATCCATATATGCAATAACGCTTCAAAAAGAGGTAGTATCCCCTTTGAAGAAACAGAACGACATCGAAAAAGGTGAAGAAAAAGAAGAAACCAAAGAAAAGGATAGCTCAAAAAAAAATAAACAAAAAGTCGAAGCCCCTAAAACATTATTTATCGATTGGGAAAACATTGAGAATAGAATGATTGCCCTTCCCGTAAAAGCAGGGGATTACAGTAAACTTGGCTCGGTCAAAGAAGGGGAACTCTACTATATATCTTCTTCATTTGACACTTCAGAATCATACCTCAACAAATTCACCTTCGATAAAAGAGAATCAGAGGAATTGATGCCGCTAAACAGCTATCAAATTGCTGCGGGCGGAAAAAAGATGTTCTACAACAATAAAGGTTCTTGGTTTGTTTCGGATATCGGTAAAAAATCTGAAGAAGCCCCTATCAATTTAGATGCCATTTCCATAAAAATTAATCCTGTTGACGAATGGAAAAACATCTTTCACGAAGCATGGCGCGTAAACAGGGATTACTTCTATGACCCTGGAATGCACGGGGTTGATTGGAACGCCATGAAAACAAAATATGAGCCTTTCATACAACATGCGGCCAGCAAACAAGATCTGTATCGTGTAATGCAATGGATGTTCAGTGAATTGGCAGTAGGGCATCATCGTTTTGGTAGCCGTGGGGACGAAATGAACGAACCGGAAGAGATTCCTGGGGGACTTTTGGGCGCCAACTATACCATTAAGAACAATCGCTATCAGATAAGCAAGATCTATGGTGGACTCAATTGGACACCTGATTTAAGGTCGCCACTTACTGAACCGGGCATTGACGTAAACGTAGGTGACTATATCATCGCAGTGAATGGGAAAAATGTAACGGGCACGGACAATCTTTACAGCTTTTTTGAAAATACGGCAAATACATTGGTTGATTTAAAAGTGAGCAAAAATGCGGACGGCACAAATTCCAGAACATTCAAAGTAACTCCCTTGGCCACCGAATGGGCTATCAGAAATCGGGACTGGGTGGAAGGCAATATGAAAAAAGTGCACGAGGCTTCCAATGGAGATGTTGCTTATGTGTACGTTCCAAATACCACCACAGCTGGATTTGAATATTTTAAGCGCTACTTTTTTCCTCAAGCAGATAAAAAAGCTATCATAATTGATGAACGTTATAATGGTGGAGGCTCTTTGGCAGATTATTATATCGATATCTTAAAACGTCCTGAACAGGCATACTGGAACTTTAGGTATGGACAGGATTTGAAATCACCAAGCGCGTCCATTCAAGGCCCAAAAGTGATGATTACAGATGAAACCGCTGGTTCTGGAGGCGATTATCTTCCTTGGATGTTCAGAAAATTCAAAGTTGGGACCATTGTAGGGAAACGTACCTGGGGCGGTCTTGTTGGTGTATTGGGGTATCCAGAATTTATAGATGGCGGTGTAGTCACAGCACCAAACCTGGCATTTTATACCAAAGATGGATTTAGAGTGGAAAATGAAGGTGTAGCCCCGGATATTGAAGTGGAACAACTACCTGAACTTGTTATAAAAGGTCAAGATCCCCAGCTGGAAAAGGCGATTGAAATTGTTTTAAAACAATTAAAGGAAAATCCACCAAAGCAAATGGAGCGACCTGCTTATCCAATTAAAACAAAATCTTAA
- a CDS encoding ferritin-like domain-containing protein, which yields MSNYTEEITDKLNDIIEKNIDAQKGFEKAAENADSNGLKNYFKEKATERQKFTHDLKQEVNYMGEDAEDSGSLTGTAHRTWMDVKALFSAADDESMLEESIRGEKSAVEEYREVLKHDLPIATVKILEEQLLKIEDGLLEIKTLEDLVD from the coding sequence ATGAGCAATTACACAGAAGAGATCACGGACAAGTTGAACGACATCATCGAAAAAAATATCGATGCACAAAAAGGTTTTGAAAAAGCGGCAGAAAACGCTGATTCTAATGGGCTAAAAAATTATTTTAAGGAAAAAGCAACAGAAAGGCAGAAATTTACTCATGATCTAAAACAAGAGGTGAACTATATGGGAGAGGATGCCGAAGATAGCGGCAGCTTGACAGGAACCGCCCACAGAACATGGATGGATGTTAAGGCATTGTTTTCAGCAGCTGATGATGAATCTATGCTGGAGGAATCCATAAGAGGTGAGAAATCTGCCGTTGAGGAATATAGAGAAGTCCTTAAACATGACCTACCCATTGCTACGGTCAAAATATTAGAAGAACAGCTTCTTAAAATAGAAGACGGGCTACTTGAAATAAAGACCTTGGAAGATTTAGTAGATTAA
- the ftsZ gene encoding cell division protein FtsZ, producing MSKNTEFDNISFDLPKNKSNVIKVIGVGGGGSNAINHMFQAGINGVDFVICNTDAQALQNSPVPNKIQLGVSLTEGLGAGANPEVGEQAAIESMEELKTMLEQTTKMVFITAGMGGGTGTGAAPVIAKIAREMDVLTVGIVTIPFQFEGAMRNKQAQLGIEKLRSNVDSLIVINNNKLREVYGNLGFKAGFSKADEVLATAARGIAEVITHHYTQNIDLRDAKTVLSDSGTAIMGSSAASGSARAGEAIMKALDSPLLNDNKINGAKNVLLLIVSGTQEITIDEIGEINDYIQIEAGHGANIIMGVGEDENLGDAIAVTVIATGFNIDQQDDIVNTETKKVFYTLEDEQTAEQELDTDTTLIQEINVEKNIVETEPEIVKHTLNMEEVEEVVQVPIEEIDLIPTTNYIRNFNIFYEEVVPEGIQDDFVIIEAKKVINDMDVIDPEEVSAKAEEDQFALTFDMPLNNTETSDEKEHTITFDLDEDVRDMDVKEYVEVKPVLEYSKENETRYNLEEYMELETKLTGARSVAETHEPKVVEDELVFEKKTIDVEANTGGENSVDSIDPFNSSINDLLKDRADERRKKLKNFNYKFQNNRNNIEEIEKQPAYKRQGVDLDDTPQEQKVSRTTLSEDSNDDLQLRSNNSFLHDNVD from the coding sequence ATGAGTAAAAACACCGAATTTGACAACATTTCTTTTGATCTTCCCAAAAACAAGAGCAACGTAATAAAAGTAATAGGAGTTGGCGGTGGTGGCAGCAATGCCATCAATCACATGTTTCAAGCTGGTATCAATGGAGTGGATTTTGTAATCTGCAATACCGATGCCCAAGCCTTGCAGAATAGTCCTGTGCCCAATAAAATTCAGTTGGGCGTATCCCTTACCGAAGGACTTGGCGCAGGTGCAAATCCCGAAGTAGGTGAACAGGCCGCTATAGAGAGCATGGAAGAGTTGAAGACCATGTTGGAGCAAACTACAAAAATGGTTTTTATTACTGCCGGTATGGGTGGTGGAACCGGAACAGGGGCAGCTCCAGTAATTGCCAAAATTGCAAGGGAGATGGATGTGCTTACCGTAGGGATCGTCACTATTCCTTTTCAATTTGAAGGTGCTATGCGTAATAAGCAAGCACAACTGGGAATAGAAAAACTGCGTTCCAATGTGGACTCGTTGATTGTAATCAATAACAATAAGCTAAGGGAAGTCTATGGTAATCTCGGGTTTAAAGCTGGCTTCTCAAAAGCTGATGAAGTCTTGGCGACTGCTGCTAGGGGTATTGCAGAAGTAATAACACATCACTACACTCAAAACATTGATCTTAGGGATGCCAAAACCGTATTGTCAGACAGTGGAACGGCAATCATGGGCTCATCCGCTGCATCCGGTTCGGCAAGAGCGGGAGAGGCAATCATGAAAGCATTGGATTCACCATTATTGAACGATAATAAAATAAATGGGGCCAAGAACGTATTGTTACTTATTGTTTCCGGTACTCAAGAAATCACCATTGATGAAATTGGGGAAATCAATGATTATATTCAAATTGAAGCAGGTCATGGAGCCAATATCATTATGGGTGTGGGTGAAGATGAAAATCTGGGCGATGCCATTGCAGTTACCGTAATTGCCACAGGTTTTAACATAGATCAACAGGACGATATTGTAAATACAGAAACAAAAAAAGTTTTTTACACGCTTGAAGATGAGCAGACTGCCGAGCAGGAACTGGATACCGATACAACATTGATTCAAGAAATCAATGTTGAAAAGAACATTGTGGAAACAGAACCTGAAATAGTAAAGCACACACTTAATATGGAAGAAGTAGAGGAAGTAGTGCAAGTTCCAATAGAAGAGATTGACCTAATCCCAACTACGAACTATATAAGAAATTTCAATATTTTCTATGAAGAAGTAGTTCCCGAAGGTATTCAGGATGATTTTGTTATCATAGAAGCGAAGAAAGTAATCAATGATATGGATGTGATAGATCCAGAAGAGGTTTCTGCAAAAGCTGAAGAAGATCAGTTTGCCCTTACTTTCGACATGCCTTTGAACAACACCGAAACATCCGATGAAAAAGAACACACCATTACTTTTGATTTGGATGAAGATGTGCGCGATATGGATGTAAAAGAATATGTTGAGGTAAAACCTGTACTGGAATATAGCAAGGAAAATGAAACACGCTACAATCTTGAAGAATACATGGAGCTGGAAACTAAATTGACAGGAGCCAGGTCCGTAGCTGAAACCCACGAGCCCAAAGTAGTAGAAGATGAACTGGTCTTTGAAAAGAAAACAATTGATGTAGAGGCCAATACAGGAGGCGAAAATTCTGTAGATAGTATAGATCCTTTCAACAGCTCTATAAATGATTTATTAAAAGATCGAGCTGACGAGAGAAGAAAAAAACTTAAAAACTTCAACTATAAGTTTCAGAACAATAGAAATAATATTGAGGAAATAGAAAAGCAACCGGCTTATAAAAGGCAAGGTGTTGATTTGGACGATACTCCACAAGAACAAAAAGTCTCTAGAACAACCCTTAGCGAGGACAGTAATGATGACTTGCAACTGCGTTCCAACAATTCCTTTTTGCACGATAATGTTGATTAG
- a CDS encoding GatB/YqeY domain-containing protein gives MSLQEQVMTEMKAAMKAKDTVALESLRAIKSAILLAKTDKGSGGELSEEDEVKLVQKLVKQRKDSAAIFSEQGRDDLAAPELAQVAVIEKFLPEQLTEEEIEKVVVQTIDNIGASGMQDMGKVMGIVSKELAGQADGKTISTIVRTKLSS, from the coding sequence ATGAGTTTGCAGGAACAGGTAATGACAGAGATGAAAGCTGCAATGAAAGCGAAAGATACCGTTGCATTGGAATCATTACGTGCCATAAAATCCGCTATATTATTGGCAAAGACCGATAAAGGGAGTGGAGGAGAACTTTCTGAAGAGGATGAAGTAAAATTGGTACAAAAACTCGTAAAACAACGAAAGGATAGTGCAGCAATTTTCTCAGAACAGGGAAGAGATGACCTGGCCGCTCCAGAATTGGCTCAGGTTGCGGTAATTGAGAAGTTTTTGCCCGAACAGCTTACCGAGGAAGAAATCGAGAAGGTTGTTGTACAGACTATTGACAATATCGGAGCTTCCGGAATGCAGGACATGGGAAAAGTGATGGGAATCGTTTCCAAAGAATTGGCCGGTCAGGCGGATGGAAAGACCATTTCAACGATAGTAAGGACTAAATTGAGTTCATAA
- the hpf gene encoding ribosome hibernation-promoting factor, HPF/YfiA family translates to MQIIFEYHDIAQSDRLESIAKEKLEKLQDKYQMVHRGDVFFKEENTSSDETGKICNIRLSLPGPRLFAEASHDNFESSISESVNDLERQLRKRKEKMKDY, encoded by the coding sequence ATGCAGATAATATTTGAGTATCACGATATAGCGCAGAGCGATAGATTGGAATCAATCGCAAAGGAAAAATTGGAAAAACTTCAGGATAAATATCAGATGGTGCATAGGGGAGATGTTTTTTTTAAAGAAGAAAATACCTCTTCGGATGAAACCGGGAAAATTTGCAATATTAGATTGAGCCTTCCAGGCCCAAGGCTCTTTGCGGAGGCTTCCCATGATAACTTTGAGAGTTCTATTTCCGAATCTGTCAATGATTTGGAAAGGCAGCTAAGAAAAAGAAAGGAAAAAATGAAGGATTATTAA
- a CDS encoding DUF421 domain-containing protein, with protein MEKWFNASLQELTAISLTAIGIYLAVMLLTRISGKRSFSKMSSFDFAMTVSIGSIVATAIISKSVSLLSAIMGLTMVYALQLFVATLRNVEFIRNMVDNKPLLLMDGNKILEENLKKAKVTKSDLIAKLREANVLQFKHVKAVIFESTGDISVLHSESDTQLHDVLLEGVNRD; from the coding sequence ATGGAAAAGTGGTTCAATGCTTCACTTCAAGAATTAACGGCAATAAGCCTAACGGCAATAGGTATATATTTAGCTGTAATGCTACTGACCCGTATTTCGGGAAAGCGTAGTTTTTCAAAAATGTCAAGTTTTGATTTTGCAATGACCGTTTCCATAGGTTCAATCGTAGCTACGGCTATAATCTCTAAATCTGTGAGCCTGCTATCAGCGATTATGGGATTGACAATGGTCTATGCGCTCCAATTGTTTGTTGCAACATTAAGAAACGTAGAATTTATTAGGAATATGGTTGACAATAAACCCCTTTTATTGATGGATGGAAATAAAATCTTGGAAGAAAATCTTAAAAAGGCCAAAGTCACCAAATCTGATTTAATTGCTAAGCTTAGGGAAGCCAACGTGCTGCAGTTTAAGCATGTAAAAGCGGTGATATTTGAATCGACCGGGGATATATCGGTCCTTCATTCAGAATCTGATACCCAACTTCACGATGTATTACTGGAAGGCGTCAATAGAGATTAA
- the ftsA gene encoding cell division protein FtsA, whose product MEQGNYSIGLDIGTTKIVAIIGKENEYGKIEILGTGKSKSLGVHRGVVNNITQTISSIQQAVEQAELDAGLKIGSVVVGIAGQHIRSLQHSDYITRPDSEEVINDDDLEKLCNQVYKLVMLPGEEIIHVLPQEYRVDGQAEIKEPKGMYGGRLEANFHVVVGQVSSIKNIGRCIKSAGLDLANITLEPLASAEAVLSQEEKEAGVALIDIGGGTTDLAIFKDGIIRHTSVIPFGGNVITEDIKEGCSIIEKQAELLKIKFGSAWPGENKDNEIVSIPGLRGREPKEITLKNLSKIIHARVVEIVEQVYVEIKNYGHEDQKKKLIAGIVLTGGGSQLKHLKQLVEYITGMDTRIGYPNEHLAGDSEEEIASPLYATAVGLLMNALETESVEPVLKEEIPEEEQVLVGQENVTSQRTKMSTKERKSIFDKWSEKLKEFLDNAE is encoded by the coding sequence ATGGAACAGGGTAATTATTCAATTGGATTGGACATCGGAACCACCAAGATCGTGGCGATCATTGGTAAAGAAAACGAGTATGGCAAAATTGAGATTTTAGGAACGGGAAAATCCAAAAGCTTGGGGGTACATAGGGGCGTGGTAAACAATATTACGCAAACCATTTCCTCTATTCAGCAAGCTGTAGAACAGGCGGAGTTGGATGCTGGTCTAAAGATTGGCTCCGTAGTTGTGGGTATTGCAGGGCAGCATATAAGAAGCCTTCAGCACAGTGATTACATTACCAGACCAGATTCTGAAGAGGTGATCAATGATGATGATCTGGAAAAACTTTGTAATCAAGTATACAAACTTGTCATGCTTCCAGGGGAAGAAATCATTCATGTTCTGCCCCAAGAATACCGAGTGGATGGCCAAGCTGAAATCAAAGAGCCCAAAGGAATGTACGGCGGACGTTTGGAAGCCAATTTCCATGTAGTTGTTGGGCAGGTATCATCCATAAAAAATATTGGTAGATGCATTAAAAGTGCTGGATTGGACCTTGCAAATATTACCCTGGAGCCATTAGCGTCCGCTGAGGCTGTCTTGAGCCAAGAAGAGAAAGAGGCTGGTGTCGCACTAATTGATATAGGTGGCGGAACCACGGATTTGGCCATTTTTAAGGATGGTATAATTCGTCATACTTCTGTAATACCTTTTGGCGGCAATGTAATTACCGAGGATATCAAAGAAGGCTGTTCCATTATAGAAAAGCAAGCCGAATTGTTGAAAATAAAATTTGGTTCGGCATGGCCAGGTGAAAATAAAGATAATGAGATTGTTTCAATACCAGGGCTGCGAGGCAGGGAACCAAAAGAGATCACATTAAAAAATCTCTCCAAGATCATTCACGCTAGAGTTGTGGAAATTGTGGAGCAGGTCTATGTGGAGATTAAAAACTATGGTCATGAAGATCAAAAGAAGAAACTCATTGCAGGGATTGTCCTAACTGGCGGAGGAAGCCAGCTAAAGCATTTAAAACAGTTGGTTGAATACATTACCGGCATGGATACCCGTATTGGATACCCCAATGAACACTTGGCGGGAGATTCAGAAGAAGAAATCGCTAGTCCTTTATATGCAACTGCTGTAGGTCTTTTGATGAACGCCCTAGAAACCGAATCTGTTGAACCTGTTTTAAAAGAAGAGATTCCCGAAGAAGAACAGGTCTTGGTAGGACAAGAAAATGTGACTAGCCAACGTACCAAGATGTCCACTAAAGAAAGGAAATCAATTTTTGATAAATGGTCCGAAAAATTAAAAGAATTTTTGGACAACGCAGAATAA
- a CDS encoding response regulator, whose translation MGKKLKLVMLLDDNAATNFIHKKFIAKTECTDDILDFQSGPDVLSYLKAPENTLPEILFMDINMPIMDAWEFLREFNMLRREGLNDIIIILLSTSMSPSDNEKAEKIEAINEILQKPLSTESIAAIVHKYFP comes from the coding sequence ATGGGGAAAAAACTGAAGCTAGTTATGTTGCTAGATGATAACGCAGCAACAAATTTTATACATAAAAAATTTATTGCCAAAACGGAATGTACAGATGATATACTCGATTTTCAAAGTGGTCCTGATGTTCTATCCTATTTAAAAGCTCCAGAAAACACCCTCCCCGAAATTTTGTTCATGGATATAAATATGCCAATAATGGATGCTTGGGAATTTTTAAGAGAGTTTAATATGCTAAGAAGAGAAGGATTGAATGATATCATCATAATTCTTTTATCAACTTCAATGAGCCCATCGGACAATGAAAAAGCTGAGAAGATCGAAGCTATAAATGAGATACTGCAAAAACCGTTATCTACCGAATCAATTGCTGCAATAGTACATAAATACTTCCCGTAA